The Streptomyces sp. NBC_01775 genome includes a region encoding these proteins:
- the sbnB gene encoding 2,3-diaminopropionate biosynthesis protein SbnB: MSQAPSFAVISGEQVAAALHGREEQVIALVESAYRTHGEGRTVNPDSCFLRFPDRPSSRIIALPASVKGEVNVHGIKWISSFPENVDAGIPRASAVLILNDPDTGYPFACLESSIISAARTAASAALAARTLAGRRGVRPRSVGLLGAGLIARYIHTYLAGSGLSFDEVGVFDLRRDHAEGLRDHLLRTKTGATVTVHDSADSLLTSSDLIVLATVAGEPHILDPGLFAHRPLVLHISLRDLAPGIITASCNIVDDVDHCLKANTSPHLAEQRTGNRDFLDGTLFDVLEGRVAVPADRPVVFSPFGLGVLDMAVAKHVYDTVAASGELATVPGFFHEMRRHG, from the coding sequence ATGTCCCAAGCCCCCTCGTTCGCCGTGATCTCCGGGGAACAGGTCGCCGCCGCCCTGCACGGCAGGGAAGAGCAGGTCATCGCGCTGGTGGAGTCCGCCTACCGGACACACGGAGAGGGCCGGACCGTCAATCCGGACTCCTGCTTCCTGCGCTTCCCCGACCGGCCCTCCTCCCGCATCATCGCGCTGCCCGCCTCGGTGAAGGGCGAGGTGAACGTGCACGGCATCAAGTGGATCTCCTCGTTCCCGGAGAACGTCGACGCCGGTATCCCGCGCGCCTCGGCGGTGCTCATCCTCAACGACCCCGATACCGGCTACCCGTTCGCCTGCCTGGAGAGCTCCATCATCAGCGCGGCGCGCACCGCGGCCTCCGCCGCGCTGGCCGCCAGGACGCTCGCCGGACGGCGCGGGGTACGCCCGCGCAGCGTCGGCCTCCTCGGTGCCGGCCTGATCGCCCGCTACATCCACACATATCTGGCGGGCAGCGGGCTGTCGTTCGACGAGGTGGGCGTCTTCGACCTGCGGCGGGATCACGCCGAGGGATTACGCGACCACCTGCTGCGCACGAAGACCGGCGCCACCGTCACCGTCCACGACTCCGCCGATTCGCTGCTGACCTCGTCGGATCTGATCGTGCTGGCCACCGTCGCGGGCGAGCCGCACATCCTCGACCCCGGGCTCTTCGCCCACCGCCCGCTGGTGCTGCACATCTCGCTGCGCGACCTGGCGCCCGGGATCATCACTGCCTCCTGCAACATCGTGGACGACGTCGACCACTGCCTCAAGGCGAACACCTCGCCGCACCTCGCCGAACAGCGGACCGGCAACCGGGACTTCCTCGACGGCACTCTCTTCGACGTACTCGAAGGCAGGGTCGCCGTCCCGGCCGACCGCCCCGTGGTCTTCTCACCCTTCGGGCTGGGCGTGCTCGACATGGCGGTGGCGAAACACGTTTACGACACGGTCGCGGCATCCGGAGAACTCGCCACCGTGCCCGGCTTCTTCCACGAAATGCGGCGCCACGGCTGA
- a CDS encoding helix-turn-helix domain-containing protein gives MDNPAEDVLAGVGPRLRALRRARSATLAALADETGLTASTLSRLENGKLRPTLEQLLPLARAHGVPLDDLVAAPPTGDPRVHLRPVRRSGLVMVPLTRQTGGIQAYKVIYPPAGRAPTMNLQTHEGYEWFYVLDGHVRFVLGEREFRLGVGEAAEFDTRIPHWIGSADSRTAELLALFGAQGERAHLAPSGH, from the coding sequence ATGGACAACCCCGCAGAAGATGTTCTGGCCGGAGTCGGGCCGCGTCTGCGTGCCCTGCGCCGGGCGCGGAGCGCCACGCTGGCGGCGCTGGCAGACGAAACCGGCCTCACGGCGAGCACCCTGTCCCGTCTTGAGAACGGCAAGCTCCGCCCCACGCTGGAGCAGCTGCTGCCGCTGGCCCGGGCGCACGGCGTCCCGCTCGATGATCTCGTCGCGGCCCCGCCCACCGGCGACCCGCGCGTCCACCTGCGACCAGTGCGGCGATCCGGGCTGGTGATGGTGCCACTGACCAGGCAGACCGGCGGTATCCAGGCCTACAAGGTGATCTATCCGCCCGCCGGCCGGGCACCCACGATGAACCTCCAGACCCACGAGGGATACGAGTGGTTCTACGTCCTCGACGGACACGTCAGGTTCGTGCTCGGCGAGCGGGAGTTCCGGCTCGGCGTCGGCGAGGCCGCGGAGTTCGACACCCGCATACCGCACTGGATCGGCAGCGCCGACAGCCGGACCGCGGAGCTGCTCGCCCTGTTCGGCGCGCAGGGAGAGCGCGCACATCTGGCACCGTCCGGGCACTGA
- a CDS encoding class I SAM-dependent methyltransferase codes for MDSTPHRRPTADAAGDQGTPDGDAELLWERHYRTQRAWDTRVNPLLAETAAPLRPGAALDLGCGAGGDAIWLARRGWHVTAVDISTTAVERVRERARDLGVGDRVVTEQHDLGGSFPAGQFDLVSAQYFHTPLPLLRGRVLRTAARALRPGGLLLIVDHGSTAPWSWNQDPGIHYPAPTEIAAELDLDPARWSVVRADMPHRRATGPAGETATVIDNVLLLRLTAG; via the coding sequence ATGGATTCCACCCCACACCGGCGTCCCACCGCCGACGCCGCGGGCGACCAGGGCACGCCGGACGGGGACGCCGAGCTGTTATGGGAGCGGCACTACCGCACGCAGCGCGCCTGGGACACACGCGTCAACCCGCTGCTCGCCGAGACCGCCGCACCGCTGCGCCCCGGCGCCGCCCTGGATCTGGGCTGCGGCGCCGGCGGCGACGCCATCTGGCTCGCCCGACGGGGCTGGCACGTCACCGCCGTGGACATCTCCACCACCGCCGTCGAACGAGTGCGGGAACGTGCCCGCGATCTCGGCGTCGGGGACCGGGTCGTCACCGAACAGCACGATCTGGGCGGCAGCTTCCCGGCCGGCCAGTTCGATCTCGTCTCCGCCCAGTACTTCCACACGCCGCTCCCGTTGCTCCGCGGCCGGGTTCTGCGCACCGCCGCACGGGCCCTGCGGCCCGGCGGTCTCCTGCTGATCGTCGACCACGGCTCCACCGCGCCCTGGTCATGGAACCAGGACCCCGGCATCCACTACCCCGCACCCACCGAGATCGCCGCCGAACTTGATCTCGACCCCGCGCGCTGGTCCGTCGTCCGCGCCGACATGCCCCACCGCCGGGCCACCGGACCCGCTGGTGAGACCGCCACCGTCATCGACAACGTCCTGCTCCTCCGGCTGACCGCCGGATGA
- a CDS encoding DinB family protein: protein MPGNRAQRSRTRAKDTGPPQTGADEKATLRGFLDYLRNSVADKVAGVPEPQVRTGGVPSGTSLLGLLKHLAFVERFYFLGEDAEDWHATMRPSAEDSVDGVLADYRKAVERANQVIDACPDLTLPAPRPPRRGAAPSMRWVLVHMIEETGRHAGHADVLREQIDGSTGR from the coding sequence ATGCCAGGAAACCGTGCGCAGCGATCCCGGACCCGGGCGAAGGACACCGGACCTCCGCAGACCGGCGCCGATGAGAAGGCCACTCTGCGAGGCTTCCTCGACTATCTGCGGAACTCGGTGGCGGACAAGGTCGCGGGCGTGCCGGAACCGCAAGTCCGAACGGGCGGAGTGCCCTCGGGCACCAGCCTTCTCGGGCTGCTCAAGCATCTGGCGTTCGTCGAACGGTTCTACTTCCTCGGCGAGGACGCCGAGGACTGGCATGCGACCATGCGGCCGTCCGCGGAGGACAGCGTCGACGGCGTGCTCGCCGACTACCGGAAGGCCGTCGAGCGAGCGAACCAGGTCATCGACGCCTGCCCGGACCTGACCCTTCCCGCTCCGCGCCCCCCGCGCCGGGGGGCGGCACCGTCGATGCGGTGGGTCCTGGTGCACATGATCGAAGAGACCGGCCGGCACGCCGGCCACGCCGACGTCCTCCGCGAGCAGATCGACGGATCCACCGGCCGCTGA
- a CDS encoding transglycosylase SLT domain-containing protein, whose translation MRTAITGTIRNAKLARLATVGGTAVGAAAIATATLSGTAHAAETPAKPADKPVSIQAASTTAQHVDAQATKAAKADAHTSKAKGSSDNLDGWIREARSIMQKHGIPGSYDGIKRNIIRESAGDPNAMNGWDVNAKKGTPSKGLLQVIQPTFDQYHVKGTADKLTDPVANIVAACNYAADRYGSMDKVDSAY comes from the coding sequence ATGCGTACTGCGATCACCGGCACCATCCGCAACGCCAAGCTCGCCCGTCTCGCCACCGTCGGCGGCACCGCCGTAGGCGCCGCTGCCATCGCGACCGCCACCCTCTCCGGTACCGCCCACGCCGCCGAGACCCCGGCCAAGCCCGCTGACAAGCCGGTGAGCATCCAGGCCGCCTCGACCACCGCCCAGCACGTCGACGCCCAGGCCACGAAGGCCGCCAAGGCCGACGCGCACACCAGCAAGGCCAAGGGGTCCTCGGACAACCTGGACGGCTGGATCCGCGAGGCGCGCTCCATCATGCAGAAGCACGGCATTCCCGGCTCCTACGACGGGATCAAGCGCAACATCATCCGTGAGTCGGCCGGCGACCCGAACGCCATGAACGGCTGGGACGTCAACGCCAAGAAGGGCACCCCGTCCAAGGGTCTGCTCCAGGTGATCCAGCCGACCTTCGACCAGTACCACGTCAAGGGCACCGCCGATAAGCTGACCGACCCGGTCGCCAACATCGTCGCCGCCTGCAACTACGCGGCCGACCGCTACGGCTCCATGGACAAGGTCGACTCCGCCTACTGA
- a CDS encoding cation diffusion facilitator family transporter: MSPVPHGRHEHEHEDDREHTDDHEHHHSHEHGRAEGRLARLRHRLGHMLTPHSHESADKLDAALESSAQGMRALWVSLVVLGATAVVQAVIVAVSGSVALLGDTVHNAADALTALPLGVAFVLGRRAATRRFTYGYGRAEDLAGLVIVATIAASAVFAAWTAVDRLLHPREMEHPGAVAAAAVLGFLGNEWVARYRTRVGRRIGSAALVADGLHARTDGFTSLAVLLGAGGAALGWQLADPVVGLLITAAIALVLRDAAREVFHRVMDAVDPALVDAAEEALRTVPGVTGVGELRLRWIGHRLRAEVSIVIDGHLSVRDGHRIAVEAEHALLHAVPKLTAALVHADAAPASDERDPHHVLAHHAPA, translated from the coding sequence ATGAGTCCCGTCCCCCACGGCCGTCATGAGCACGAGCACGAGGACGACCGCGAGCACACGGACGACCACGAGCACCACCACAGCCACGAGCACGGTCGTGCCGAGGGCCGGCTCGCGAGGCTGAGGCACCGGCTCGGGCACATGCTGACGCCGCATTCGCACGAGTCGGCGGACAAGCTGGACGCGGCGCTGGAGTCGTCCGCGCAGGGCATGCGGGCGCTGTGGGTCTCGCTGGTCGTGCTGGGTGCCACGGCGGTCGTCCAGGCGGTGATCGTCGCAGTGTCCGGTTCGGTGGCGCTGCTGGGAGACACGGTGCACAACGCCGCCGACGCGCTGACCGCTCTCCCGCTGGGGGTGGCCTTCGTCCTCGGCCGCCGGGCGGCGACGCGGCGCTTCACCTATGGGTACGGGCGGGCCGAGGACCTGGCGGGCCTCGTCATCGTCGCGACCATCGCGGCCTCGGCCGTCTTTGCCGCGTGGACTGCCGTCGACCGGCTGCTGCACCCGCGGGAGATGGAGCATCCGGGAGCGGTCGCCGCCGCGGCCGTGCTCGGTTTCCTCGGCAACGAATGGGTGGCGCGCTACCGGACGCGGGTCGGCCGCCGGATCGGCTCGGCCGCGCTGGTCGCCGACGGGCTGCACGCGCGTACCGACGGTTTCACCTCGCTGGCCGTCCTCCTCGGCGCGGGGGGAGCGGCTCTGGGCTGGCAGCTCGCCGATCCGGTGGTCGGACTGCTGATCACCGCGGCGATCGCGCTGGTGCTGCGGGACGCCGCCCGCGAGGTCTTCCACCGCGTGATGGACGCCGTCGACCCCGCCCTGGTCGATGCCGCCGAAGAAGCCTTGCGCACGGTCCCCGGTGTGACCGGGGTCGGCGAGCTGCGGCTGCGCTGGATCGGCCACCGCCTGCGCGCGGAGGTCTCCATCGTCATCGACGGTCACCTCAGCGTCCGCGACGGACACCGGATCGCGGTCGAGGCCGAGCACGCCCTGCTCCACGCCGTACCCAAACTGACCGCGGCCCTCGTCCACGCCGATGCCGCTCCCGCCTCCGACGAGCGCGACCCCCATCACGTCCTGGCCCACCACGCCCCGGCCTGA
- a CDS encoding ArsR/SmtB family transcription factor, producing MNARMHLSTAHDAHPHSPGEEQFALAAELLALLGDRTRLVLLHALAQSEADVTTLTELSGAQRPAVSQHLARLRMSGLVVTRKDGRRVIYALTDGHLRRVVNEALSLADHRLTDRPAHD from the coding sequence ATGAACGCACGCATGCACCTATCAACCGCACATGATGCGCACCCGCACAGCCCTGGCGAGGAACAGTTCGCCCTGGCCGCCGAACTCCTCGCACTCCTCGGCGACCGCACCCGACTCGTCCTGCTGCACGCCCTGGCGCAGTCCGAAGCCGACGTCACCACGCTCACGGAACTGTCCGGCGCCCAGCGCCCCGCCGTCAGCCAGCACCTGGCCCGCCTGCGGATGAGCGGACTGGTCGTCACCCGCAAGGACGGCCGCCGGGTGATCTACGCCCTGACCGACGGGCACCTGCGCCGCGTCGTGAACGAAGCGCTCAGCCTCGCTGACCACCGGCTCACCGACCGCCCCGCCCACGACTGA
- a CDS encoding CGNR zinc finger domain-containing protein has translation MYFAFVSGNPALDLAGTLGSRRDEPVDVLAGPTDLERWVAECDELPDRVTADSATFESALSLREATYRLALDRVLARPFDPGNLEIVNDMAAGPMPTVELSNAGLRVLGDLRAVLSQLARSGIAVLADPHACLKECGRTDCTRIYLDRSRGARRTWCGMDECGNRVKAAAYRARRRVSPAAEG, from the coding sequence GTGTATTTCGCGTTCGTGAGCGGCAACCCGGCCCTCGATCTGGCCGGCACCCTGGGGTCTCGTCGAGACGAGCCCGTCGACGTCCTGGCCGGGCCCACAGACCTTGAGCGGTGGGTGGCCGAATGTGACGAGCTCCCCGACCGTGTCACCGCCGACTCCGCGACCTTCGAGTCCGCGCTGTCACTGCGAGAAGCGACCTACCGACTCGCCCTCGACCGCGTGCTCGCTCGGCCCTTCGACCCGGGCAACCTTGAGATCGTCAACGACATGGCCGCCGGGCCGATGCCCACGGTCGAGCTCAGCAACGCGGGGCTGCGTGTGTTGGGAGACCTCCGCGCGGTGCTCTCCCAACTGGCCAGAAGCGGTATCGCCGTGCTCGCCGATCCCCACGCCTGTCTCAAGGAGTGCGGTCGCACCGACTGCACTCGCATCTACCTCGACCGCTCGCGCGGCGCCCGGCGCACCTGGTGCGGGATGGACGAGTGCGGCAACCGCGTCAAGGCCGCGGCCTATCGAGCTCGCAGGCGAGTTTCGCCCGCAGCCGAGGGGTAA
- a CDS encoding haloacid dehalogenase type II, whose translation MAEIRDIEVVVFDVLGTLVDEPSGLRAGIRDAVPMSDDTAVDELLTSWQQHVEIEQQRISQGHRAYVNTEIIDREAAQRVADQAGVADPAAIARLASAGRRLPPWGDSVAGLERLAQQLPVLGLSNASRTALLRLNAHAGLRWHQALSAEAVLAYKPAPEVYQLAIDTAGCPPERVLMVAAHAWDLRAAQARGMRTAYVQRPGGDPPAGSDDFDRRFDGLDELVTALTAR comes from the coding sequence ATGGCTGAGATCCGCGACATCGAGGTCGTCGTCTTCGACGTCCTCGGAACACTGGTCGACGAACCCAGCGGGCTCCGAGCGGGAATCCGCGACGCGGTGCCCATGTCCGACGATACGGCTGTCGACGAGCTGCTCACCTCCTGGCAACAGCACGTCGAGATCGAGCAGCAACGCATCTCGCAAGGGCACCGCGCGTACGTCAACACCGAGATCATCGACCGAGAGGCCGCTCAACGGGTGGCCGACCAGGCCGGAGTCGCCGATCCGGCGGCCATCGCCCGGCTGGCCTCAGCGGGCCGGCGCCTGCCCCCCTGGGGCGACTCCGTCGCCGGTCTCGAACGGCTCGCACAGCAGCTCCCCGTGCTGGGGCTCTCCAACGCGAGCCGCACCGCTTTGCTGCGACTCAACGCACATGCCGGACTGCGCTGGCACCAAGCTCTCTCCGCCGAGGCCGTCCTGGCCTACAAGCCGGCGCCGGAGGTCTACCAACTCGCCATCGACACCGCGGGATGTCCCCCGGAACGCGTGCTCATGGTGGCCGCCCACGCCTGGGACCTCCGCGCCGCTCAGGCGAGGGGCATGCGGACCGCCTACGTCCAGCGACCGGGCGGGGATCCGCCGGCGGGCTCCGATGACTTCGACCGGCGGTTCGACGGGCTCGACGAACTGGTCACCGCGCTGACGGCGAGGTAG
- a CDS encoding polysaccharide deacetylase family protein — MEPPGPQGHPHTRQERLPWQWEEHEWRRHVERARAGRSLKPAVWPQGARVAVALSFDPDHETIPLRDAETRPGKLSQGEYGARVGVPRILALLERHSIPATFFMPAVCALLRPDEARGYTDRGHEVGIHGWIHERNMLLEAKDERELTFRCADTLERLSGQRPQGIRTPSWDFSDHTLAVIRELELLYDSSLMADDDPYEVLADGERTGLVELPPEWIRDDAVYFTMDRYTDVRPYAVPRQVGSIWRDEFDAAYAEGGMFQMTMHPHVIGHRSRMVVLEDLLSHIAGHEGVWYATHAEVAAYVKNQAGLGA, encoded by the coding sequence ATGGAGCCGCCCGGACCACAGGGACACCCGCACACCCGGCAAGAGCGACTCCCTTGGCAGTGGGAGGAGCACGAGTGGCGCCGGCACGTGGAGCGCGCCCGCGCCGGCCGCAGCCTCAAGCCCGCCGTGTGGCCACAGGGCGCCAGGGTCGCGGTGGCCCTGTCCTTCGACCCGGACCACGAGACGATCCCTCTCCGTGACGCCGAGACCAGGCCGGGGAAGCTCTCACAGGGCGAGTACGGGGCCCGGGTGGGCGTACCGCGCATTCTGGCGCTGCTGGAGCGGCACTCCATCCCCGCGACCTTCTTCATGCCCGCTGTATGCGCGTTGCTGCGCCCGGATGAGGCGCGCGGCTACACCGACCGGGGCCATGAGGTCGGCATCCACGGCTGGATCCACGAGCGGAACATGCTGCTGGAGGCCAAGGACGAGCGGGAGTTGACGTTCCGCTGCGCGGACACGCTGGAGCGGCTCTCGGGGCAGCGCCCGCAAGGCATCCGCACGCCCTCGTGGGACTTCAGCGACCACACCCTTGCCGTGATCCGGGAGCTGGAGCTCCTGTACGACTCGTCGTTGATGGCCGACGACGACCCCTACGAGGTCCTGGCCGACGGAGAGCGGACCGGACTGGTGGAGCTGCCACCGGAGTGGATCCGCGACGACGCGGTCTACTTCACCATGGACCGGTACACGGATGTGCGCCCGTACGCCGTCCCCCGGCAGGTAGGAAGCATCTGGCGCGACGAGTTCGACGCGGCGTACGCGGAAGGCGGGATGTTCCAGATGACGATGCATCCCCATGTGATCGGCCACCGGTCACGGATGGTCGTGCTGGAGGACCTTCTCTCCCACATCGCGGGGCACGAAGGCGTCTGGTACGCCACACACGCCGAGGTGGCGGCGTATGTCAAGAATCAGGCCGGGCTCGGTGCCTGA
- a CDS encoding HAD-IIA family hydrolase, with protein sequence MTYLSPDPEAGLPLAQRYDAALVDLDGVVYVGSRAVEHAVDSLTRARRSGMRLAYVTNNAFGAPPALVGRLNQLGVPAAERDIVTSAQAAARLAADRCPPGAPVLVVGGEALVAAVRARGLQPVGSADDRPVCVIQGFAPTVDWHDLAEAGYAVARGASWIVTNADRTAPTSRGTAPGNGALADVVALATGAAPTVAGKPSTALLREGAARTGARRPLMVGDRLDTDIQGAHRAGYDSLLVLTGVTTPAALLAAPASCRPTHLAADLRGLLTPGRQVAPRADGYACGGWVAVVQEGELMLSGRGDPTDALWAACAAAWSSPVPPTTDKALAAMASGVRS encoded by the coding sequence ATGACGTACCTCTCCCCCGACCCGGAAGCCGGGCTCCCGCTGGCCCAGCGGTACGACGCCGCCCTTGTCGACCTCGACGGTGTCGTCTACGTCGGATCCCGCGCCGTGGAGCACGCGGTTGACTCCCTGACCCGGGCCCGGAGGTCCGGGATGCGCCTGGCCTACGTCACGAACAACGCCTTCGGCGCTCCCCCTGCCCTCGTCGGGCGGCTGAACCAGCTCGGTGTGCCCGCGGCCGAGCGGGACATCGTGACCTCGGCACAGGCCGCCGCGCGACTCGCCGCCGATCGCTGTCCGCCCGGCGCGCCGGTACTGGTCGTCGGAGGTGAGGCTCTCGTCGCCGCCGTGCGGGCCCGGGGTCTGCAACCGGTGGGCTCCGCCGATGACCGGCCGGTCTGCGTGATACAGGGATTCGCGCCGACGGTCGACTGGCACGACCTCGCGGAGGCGGGTTACGCGGTCGCCCGCGGGGCCTCGTGGATCGTCACCAACGCCGATCGCACGGCGCCCACCTCCAGGGGAACGGCCCCCGGGAACGGGGCCCTCGCCGACGTGGTCGCCCTCGCCACGGGTGCGGCTCCCACCGTGGCGGGCAAACCCTCCACCGCGCTGCTGCGAGAGGGCGCGGCCCGTACCGGCGCCCGGCGTCCGCTGATGGTCGGGGACCGGCTGGACACCGACATCCAGGGCGCGCACCGGGCCGGTTACGACAGCCTGCTGGTCCTCACCGGCGTGACCACACCCGCGGCTCTCCTGGCCGCACCCGCCTCGTGTCGCCCCACCCATCTGGCCGCCGATCTGCGGGGGCTGCTGACGCCGGGCCGCCAGGTGGCACCGCGCGCGGACGGTTACGCGTGCGGCGGCTGGGTCGCCGTCGTCCAGGAGGGTGAGCTGATGCTGTCCGGGCGGGGGGATCCGACCGACGCGCTGTGGGCCGCCTGCGCCGCCGCCTGGTCGTCACCCGTCCCGCCGACGACGGACAAAGCCCTGGCCGCCATGGCGTCGGGGGTCCGGTCGTGA
- a CDS encoding M20 metallopeptidase family protein, which translates to MPPADGADTEPVSPTSPAPTVPAKVAPTAAAAPTASSSPSSPASPESALLAAARQYAAGAVSLRRSLHSVPEVGLQVPETQRRVLRALDGLGLEIRTGRRLTSVTALLRGARRGPTLLLRADMDALPVHESTGREFASRAPGVMHACGHDAHTAMLAGAARLLAGRRGEIAGQVVFMFQPGEEGCHGARHMIDEGVLECDGRPVDAAFALHVMPGLPSGTLHLRPGPQMAASDRFRVVVRGRGGHASAPHDTADPVPVACETVLALQTAMTRRVAAADAAVLTVSGLSAGSLPGVIPETAELTGTLRTVSASTREFLHTLLVQVADGVAAAHGVRAEVVIEQGYPPTVNDAGFTDFVLRAAADVLGPGRARVLPDPGMTAEDFSYVLNEVPGALAFLGACPPGLAPERAPALHSSRADIDEGALAAGIACHSAVALRFLSGRPRTAS; encoded by the coding sequence ATGCCACCCGCCGACGGCGCGGACACGGAGCCCGTGTCCCCCACTTCTCCGGCCCCGACGGTCCCGGCCAAGGTGGCCCCGACGGCCGCGGCAGCTCCGACGGCTTCGTCGTCCCCATCGTCCCCCGCGTCACCGGAGAGCGCTCTGCTGGCAGCGGCCCGGCAATACGCGGCCGGCGCCGTCTCCCTGCGCCGGTCCTTGCACTCCGTACCGGAAGTCGGCCTTCAGGTGCCGGAGACACAGCGACGCGTCCTGCGCGCGCTGGACGGCCTCGGCCTTGAGATCCGCACCGGGCGGCGGCTCACGTCAGTGACCGCCCTGCTTCGCGGAGCGCGGCGGGGACCGACTCTGCTGCTGCGTGCGGACATGGACGCGCTACCGGTGCACGAGAGCACAGGGCGGGAATTCGCCTCGCGGGCTCCCGGTGTGATGCACGCCTGCGGACACGACGCGCACACCGCCATGCTGGCGGGGGCCGCGCGGCTGCTCGCCGGACGGCGGGGGGAGATCGCCGGGCAGGTCGTCTTCATGTTCCAGCCCGGCGAGGAGGGCTGCCACGGCGCCCGCCACATGATCGATGAGGGTGTGCTCGAATGCGACGGCCGCCCGGTGGATGCCGCGTTCGCGCTGCACGTGATGCCCGGCCTGCCCAGCGGCACGCTCCACCTGCGGCCCGGCCCGCAGATGGCCGCCTCCGACAGGTTCCGTGTCGTGGTCCGCGGCCGGGGAGGTCACGCGTCCGCTCCGCACGACACCGCCGACCCGGTGCCGGTGGCCTGCGAGACCGTGCTGGCCCTCCAGACCGCGATGACCAGGAGAGTCGCCGCGGCGGACGCCGCGGTCCTCACCGTCAGCGGGCTGAGCGCGGGCTCGCTCCCCGGAGTCATTCCCGAGACCGCCGAGCTCACCGGGACCCTCCGGACCGTGTCGGCGAGCACCCGCGAGTTCCTGCACACACTGCTCGTCCAGGTGGCCGACGGCGTCGCCGCGGCACACGGTGTGCGGGCCGAGGTGGTCATCGAGCAGGGCTACCCTCCGACGGTCAACGACGCCGGGTTCACCGACTTCGTGCTGCGCGCGGCGGCCGATGTGCTCGGCCCCGGCCGCGCCCGCGTACTTCCGGATCCGGGGATGACCGCCGAGGACTTCTCGTACGTGCTGAACGAGGTCCCCGGTGCGCTGGCCTTCCTCGGAGCCTGCCCGCCCGGCCTGGCGCCGGAGCGGGCTCCGGCCCTGCACTCCAGCCGCGCGGACATCGACGAGGGCGCCCTCGCGGCCGGCATCGCCTGCCACTCCGCCGTGGCGCTGCGCTTTCTGTCCGGCCGCCCGAGGACCGCGTCGTGA
- a CDS encoding GNAT family N-acetyltransferase, producing the protein MSALRIRPARPEELERVVELWLEASRWLASRGSEQWQYPPRRGRMAEAVRNGECHLAFLDGHLAATVTLQEKGDPEWWADDDPTAALYVHDLTVRRPLAGQRIGARLLDWAGAEAGGRGKPWLRLEAWKTNRSLHRYYLGQGFELLRIVDLPHRNSGALFQRRSAMRTRPAGTPE; encoded by the coding sequence GTGAGCGCCTTGCGCATCCGCCCGGCCCGCCCGGAGGAGCTGGAGCGCGTGGTGGAGCTGTGGCTGGAGGCGAGCCGATGGCTGGCCTCCCGGGGCAGCGAGCAGTGGCAATACCCGCCACGGAGGGGGCGGATGGCCGAGGCCGTGCGGAACGGGGAGTGCCACCTCGCCTTCCTGGACGGCCACCTGGCCGCGACCGTCACCCTCCAGGAGAAGGGCGACCCCGAGTGGTGGGCGGACGACGATCCCACCGCCGCCCTCTATGTGCACGATCTGACGGTGCGCCGGCCCTTGGCCGGTCAGCGGATCGGGGCCCGGCTGCTGGACTGGGCAGGCGCGGAGGCGGGAGGGCGGGGAAAGCCCTGGCTCAGGCTGGAGGCGTGGAAGACCAACCGCTCGCTGCACCGCTACTACCTGGGCCAAGGGTTCGAGCTGCTGCGGATCGTCGATCTGCCGCACCGCAATTCCGGAGCGCTCTTCCAGCGGCGCTCGGCCATGCGCACGAGGCCCGCCGGTACCCCGGAGTGA